Proteins from a genomic interval of Colias croceus chromosome 2, ilColCroc2.1:
- the LOC123699691 gene encoding lipopolysaccharide-induced tumor necrosis factor-alpha factor homolog, which produces MDATMENKMGLPPPYEQMPPNPAPPPSYFGNNPPQPVAHPRTVVVTPGSENRAASNVPTKMGPGPTGTSCPTCNKSIVTRVDYVPNNRTHIVSAALCVLAGCCCGCFVPYCMKSCKTANHYCPQCKAFIGSYLPS; this is translated from the exons ATGGACGCAACGA TGGAGAATAAAATGGGTTTACCACCACCATACGAACAAATGCCGCCGAATCCAGCACCACCACCGTCATATTTTGGGAACAACCCTCCACAGCCCGTGGCACATCCCCGTACCGTCGTCGTCACTCCCGGCTCAGAGAACAGAGCAGCGTCCAACGTTCCCACAAAAATGGGCCCCGGCCCCACAGGCACTTCATGTCCCACTTGTAACAAATCCATTGTAACAAGAGTCGATTATGTGCCAAACAATCGAACACACATCGTGTCCGCTGCACTGTGCGTTCTAGCTGG ATGTTGTTGCGGCTGCTTCGTTCCATACTGTATGAAATCGTGCAAGACTGCAAATCACTATTGTCCTCAGTGTAAAGCCTTCATAGGTTCCTATCTTCCctcttaa